The stretch of DNA TGTCCCATATCTGAAACAAACAATTGTGTTATTCGGTTGGTTTACATGTCTAAAATTAAGTACATTGGTAGATCGTTAACAGATCaacatttaaatatataataaactcAGTACTACAGAAATACTGTAAAAAGTGCTTTATTGCTAGTGAAGAACAAAGTGTATGAATAGTATAGAATATTTACCTTCCTGCTCTACCTGCGATTTGTAGAGCTGATGACACAGAAATAGTGTCCATTTCTCTCTCACCTTTCTCGTTCATTGTAGCTTTGATTAAGGAGTAAAATATGACACGTTTAATACTCCTAAAACATATACAGACTTAAAAATATCCTACACTGTTGACCACATTTAactcaaaaattaaaagaaaatgttttcGATAACTTGTAGTACATACAGATTAGTTTCAAGAATGGAATTTTACAGGACAATTTTACTCAATGGTGATCatgtacttatttttatttgcaGTGTACTGGACAAGGTAATTATGATGAGGTTGTGCAAATCACACATGTTCATCTAATATCACCAAAGTCCTTGTATCAATGATAACCCTTGAATGACAAACATATTAAATAATTCATCTGGAAAGTATTAGTATTATAACAGCATTTCGTTTGTGAATACAAGATAACCAAACAAAATTCCATTTTGTCAGCATATTTTGTAATTGcttatgatttttttatatatttcctaAGATTATTATTTAGTTTCATTATAGTATTGTTATATCCATGAAATATGTACCCAACTTTGTATATACTACCTGAGAAGAATAACTGTCACAATTAATTTCACCAATACTGTTAAAATAAGTCATTCCAAAGCCTAAAGAGCGAATCCTCGCCATAATTCATGTTTGATGCACCTATCTTCAATTTTATTATTGGTTGCCACATTTTTAAAGGTACTTTAAGGACCTTTATGTAAAAAAATCTGTTAGAGAAAGCATAAAAAGCTTTCTATTATcattatattaaaaatcaaaagtaTATATTTTGAGTAAATATGGCCAGAATCATTAAATTCAACATACAGATTAAGACCCATCCCAATAGCGTCTGTAGCTACCAATATCTTACAGCTATTTTCAGGATCATTGAATTTAGCAGCTTGAGCCAGTTTGGTTCCAGGAGGAAGACCACCATATATAACAGCTACTTCCTTTCCTGTTGCTTCTATGCCCCTAGAAACACTGTAAATGTCATTTTTACTAAAGCATACTATACAGTCACCAGGAAGAACATTTTCTAAGGAACCtatgaaaaaatatttgaattacaCAAAAAAGAAACTTTAATCATCATTGTTAACATACCTACAGCagtattttcaatttttaatggAGTCAGTCTTTTATAGTTACGAACCTCTAAATCTTCTCCTGTTGTTAGGCATATTTGTCTAACCAAATCGACAGCTCCAGCTTCCCCACACAAATGGATTTCTTCTGCTTTAAGACCCAACAGTGCCCTGGTCCAAGCCCAGCCTCTTTGCATATCTTTTATCATTTGAATTTCATCTATCACAGCCACCTCATCTAAAAAGGTACACAGAAAAAGtcgttattaatattattatttatatttttaggaAGTGCGTGCTGTAGAGGTGTGTGATACTCTAGTTTTTATCTTTGGTTAATTTTCCTTCTTCTTCTATAGGGTGTGAAAGAATACCCACAATGTAGTCATAGTGGTGCTTTTTAGGTTGGCTAagcaataattttgttatagaagtaaaaaattatgGTATGATACATTTATTCCACAGTATATTTATGTATGTTTGATGAGTTTTATGTTGCATTTATTTGGTTTGTGAAGGTAATTTCTGTTAATTTGGTCTCAAttatgaaaaatatgaaatatatataaaaaagaaacagTGTGTAAAAAGATGTAATATATAAAGTTCACACTTACATGGATTTGTTACAGATGTCATTTCAACTGTACAAGAAACATGATTGGAAGTGTTTCCTGCTGGGTCTGCAAAATTTCTTTCTTCCCCAGTTACCAGATCACATGGTGTACCCTAAATATATAGCAAAAATATGAGCACATTGACAGTTATACAGATATAAAATGGCAATGACATGCAGAAATCAAAATATCAGTTCTGTAGAACCTACTGAATAGaactatataaatataatataattgaaATAAACTTACATAAAATAGTAATCATAGTTAACagcaaaagaaatttaaaatgtagGGCTTTAAAATAGCAATTTAGAATAGTTGAAgggaaaaaaagaaacaaaataaagtaCAATAAGTATATCCATGTAACAATGAACAAGGAAATTATTTacatgaaaaaagaaaataacttaCCCTGTTATTAGATTTGTTAAAGACTTCACTGGCTAGGAGTTTTAATGGCCCACAATAAACTCCAGATTTCGATGTAATAAACCTTTCTAAAGCATgatatgtttttccagaattggtAGGTCCAgaatgaaatattatttttctgtttataGCTCTTGCTTCAGGATACCAGTTAGCAGGTGATCTTAAATCAGAAATTTTTCTAAGATCGTCCATGCAGTCAAGATGGGGAAACATCATTTTGGCATGGCGTAGAAAATAGGGGAAAATATCAGTGATATTTCCAGCTCCCTGCAGAATGTCACTGAAGACTACATGTATATCTGCTGGTAAATTTTGTGCTTCTAGGCAATACCTTCTGAAACTCACATAAGCTTGGTGCTGAAGGTACTCTAAAATTGAACAAGTTCACATAAAAATAATACAGACTTtttacagtacactactatcacaCATAATTGGGAAAAATAAAATAGGGAAGAATTAGAAAATAAGAAAcctaaaagaaaaacaaaaagcatggagaaaaaaggaaagaaatatAGTCCAGAACAAGCACAAAAATAAAGTTTAGACTGTCAGGCACTCAGACTACACTAATTAATACTTACGATCTAATCCATTATCTACTAGTAATgctttaatttcttttttctgaaAAAACTTATTCAAAACCTTTAATAAATCTGTTTTATTCAAAGTTCCTGTAAGTTCTGCTCCAACATTTATGTCATCTGCACTCGGTTTAATTTGAACAGGAACAAATAACGAGGATAAACTTGAATCATCTTTTTTGTGTCTAGTTTGTAAATAACCAACTACACATTTTGCGTCGTTATCTTTAAATAATTTGGAAAGCTTTAACCCTCGTACCGTTGCACACAAATTTCTAACTTTACTAGTGTTCTGTAACATtgtaaaaaaatctataaaacaaaaaCTGTACCAAATTTTTAGTAGACAAGCATatcaaatcaaaatatattttaaatattagaagaaaaccaaaaattatgaacttttaggttaggttagatatTAAACTTGAGATAGGTAATGGTTTAGATTAAATTAGTTACACAGTCAGGTAAAATAGATATTTAagtatgtttataatatttaagagtttaggaATAGTGAAAAAGTATTTATTCGTGAATAAACCAAAATGAGACATAAGTATTTTAGATTATTAAACAGATAAGCgtgagtattaaaaatattggtTTCCTAGTATGCGTAGTTCAATCGTtcctaatttaatacatttgaacTACTATATTTGGAGTTTGCGCgagaatttttaatttaaaaatagaatattgATCGCAGTTTTAGCACATAGAGATTATGTTTTAAGTGTTTATATTCATTCTCATAAGATACGATCTTACAAGATAAATAATGTTAGGAATCTTGATAAATCTGTTTTTATTGTTTTGCACACTATCTAATGCAAAAGATGCAAATGTACTCATGACTGAGGTTTTCGCAATACCTTTGGATCCTCCAATGTTTAATTGGACTTATGAAGGATTAGAAGAACAGTTTGTGTACCAAGCTTCCTTATTAAACGCTCCCGATTTACCTTCCTGGATTAATTACCTATACAGCGAACAGCATTACTCTGGGTTTTTATACGGCGTACCTCCAAAGATTAATGAAAATATTCCACTAGAAGTCGTCGCACTTAACAAAAAAACTTATGAAACTAGGGTTGAAaacatcaatattattatttctgAGAAACTAAACTCTGCCAGATATGAAGTACTTTTAAAAATTGACAATATAAATGTGGAAGATATGTTTGATGTAGATCGAATGGAAGCACTAAAGAATGTTTTTCGTAAAGAATTATGGAAAAATAGTGCTTACGATTTATACGTGACCTTTCTTAATTCTGCTGTTGATTTAGGAGCTAGAAAACCAGCAAATCCCAGGGAGGGAGAAGGGTAAGATTTTAGAGATTACTTAAATAATCTAAATAAGTTGTGACTATTACTTTTAGGGTGGTAATAAGACTGGGCAGTGAGAACTCGTTTTCCACAGAGCTGATCGAACTTCAAGAAGAAGTTAAACCGCTATGGAAAGTTCCACAGTGTCCAAGAGACTACAAAAGAACTTCTGTTGAAAGATATTTTAGAGATGCTGGATTTGCCTTGGACTGGTGTTCGTTTAGACTGGTACTTATATGTTTTAATTTACGAAACTTTTAGTTCTTCAATTATTTACCTTTTTCAGGTTGACAATAACAATTCGGCAATGCatcataaaaatggaaacttagtGAGTGATGAGGTAGATGATTCTGAAACTGGTGGAATTTGGCATTCTGTATCAAAGGCAGATGTTCCCCAAAGAAGATACTTTAATGAACTTGTGGTATCGCTGATAGTTCCTTTTGTAATATTGATTGTTTTGGGACTAGTTTTGTCATTTCTGCTATGTTTTCAACATGATGAAATGTAAGTAGGTACCTATATTTCAAATAGCTGACGATATTTTACATACCTCAAAAAATATGAAActcatattttcaaatatgcaaaTGATCTATGTGTGTGGAGAGTGTGCTTGGAagctagtcctttagccacagaattgtaatataagttatttgtttttaaatcatataACCAACTTTAAAGAGAACGTTACATATTAGTGGATAGTATAATACTGATTATTCGAGTTCATTGCTATTacgtttttccatttttctttacaTCTCACTAAAATTCTGTTAGTATAATGTTGCTGTAAGTCATCCAATGTGAATAAAGGTACAAATAGTATAACATGTGTAGTATCAACAAACTGGTCAACCAGTTGATTGATCTAGGTATACTTTGTTATTATTCTGCCTAAATGCAAGGTGCTTCCAACTACATTGGATCTGAGACTTACATTGATTAATTGGTTTGGTGAATAAAACAATGTAAAGCAAAATGCAGCAACCTGCTTTAAAGGCAACACTAAATTTTTCCTCTTTATCGGAATCTCTATAGAATCGCTGTAGAAAGCCTTTAAGCTAAAACAGGTTCAGTATCTAAAACCTGGTGACCTGAATGAATTTTGAACTCACTCTAAGTATCATCATACATTGTGAGTACACAATCGATCAAATTAGAGGTGTCTTCAGATATTATACtaatgaattaaaaaaagaaaaagagtagAAATAGCGGTTACTTATCCTATCACTAGAATATTCATAGCCCTTGGAAATATTTTAAGCATAAATGATAGCATTAGATAGATTTATGTGATCACTATAGCCAAAATATTAAGTGCTTCTGAAAGCCCAGCTCCATTGGAAAACCACTTTCATTATCAACATCCCAAAGGAGACGACATTCTAAGAAGAATTGCGAATTGTAAATATTTCAGACGTAAAGATCAGCTATAGTTATGCGGAAgtacaaaatttcaaatttaaaatctgcttattttcaaaaatatgtcTGATATGACATAATGTTTTTTGAGCTCAGTTGTCTCATTGttcaatttgttttattttttagcgAAGACGAAAGTGACCATTATTTCCATAATTTATTTCACATTTGTACGGATTATTACTATGATCATTATATTTACAAAAGGTAACATAAATGGTACATTTTATAACCGCAGAGATTCTGTAAGTTGCTAAGTAGTactaacaatttaaaaatttccattATCTAACACtaacataaatatttacaaaatcatCCCATGTCATTTCTTACTCCTTTTTACCATCATATATATGTACAGGCCTTGTAAAAGGTCCTTCCtctaaaaacttggttatttccctccatttttttcggtcccttgctttctctcttcaatttctcacgcctatttcGGACAAGTCTTGGTTTACTACTTCCAACCACTTCTTCTTTGGACGTCCACTTCTTTTTTCCCCATTTCTCCttccttcagtattgttttaacatttcgattctctggcattcgtatgtgaccaagccatctagctctttgggctcgtatttttgccgtaattgctggttttccatacatcctcattatttctttattcgttcgtCTTCTCTAAATATTTTCTGCCTGtctttattcctccgaagatttttctgagcacctttttttcccagatctctactttcttttcttcctgctggttcataatccacgttacactggcatacatcactgtgggtctgattactgtctcgtagactcgcagtttagctgcTCCTGACACATTTTTTGCTGTAAGTAATGTatttagtgaccctatcgctctgctttccttcattaatcttttgtctatctctttttcttcttttcccgtgttcgttatggttactcctaagtattctgacactttttcaaaattatagacagtttctgctcctttcattttgatatatttgttatgcCTCCTCTcatttctatatattgtgtttgtgtttggtttattattaatctgtatcttttcgcttcttcttcaaatttctggaaaactttttctaaatgtttttgcACTGTTCCCTGCTtttgaaaatagtcctgtttgtgcttatatttgatcttcttacgatttgttctaacACTAGGTTaattcgttgatagcggatcccctggttttaaacctctattcactgtgaactATGTTGAAAAGCTTCCTTCTATTGTTACCCTATTCATCGTGTTCCTAAGCAtcattctcactagccttataagTTTTTCTGGCatttctaatgttctcatggCCTCATATAGCATTATTCGATTTAGagagtcatatgcttgtttaaaatcgataaacagcatatgtaatcctaagttgtgttcgtagctattattttgtattaattggaacatacttatttgatcagtagttgttcttCCTGATTTAAAAgctccctggtattctccaatcactatgttatcatattttattaatcttttcctaataatttttgcaagtattttataaactatttcgaatAACGccatacctctgtagttttcgcactccgttttgtctcattttttatagataggacaaataagagcaCTATTCCATTGTTCCGGCATTTCTTAATATTGCTAAATTATTAGtatcaagtgaaatatcctttccttcaatctttcgccaccttccttaaaaatctcagctgggataccactttttcctgcacttttgttattttttaggtctctcATTATTTCTTTGACTTTATTAAGAGTTGATTCCTCGCACgtcccttcttcatcttcttgccaattccCATTTTACTCAAGTTCCTATTGTTGGTCTGTATTaaatagatcttcgaaatattccacccatctgtttaatttttcggTTGTAGTAGAAGTAAACCTTCTTTGGCTTGCttttggtctatatatatattaaacctagatagcgccgagctttcgacatcttcttcagggcttccgaggtctcagtccccacacactactacactgatcacttatcaaagcattactggtgctgggaatagaggacgggtcatttataccgtcgatggtgacgtggcttgggtggaggttggcgtggggattgacgcgaacatttctgacTGTCGGATTTTGGTTGACTGGTGGAGCAGATGGTATTTTCTTTATGGgaggtctccaagtcgaaggtaatCGACGAACAGTGAGTTCTGATAGATTAAAATAAGCGAGTGGTATTTATTGAATCCCTTATAGCCTGTACTTGGGTTTTTGAACATTCATTTTACATTGGTAAGTGTCTGTGTATTGACAGCTAAAATGGCGAGACGTGGTTTAGATATAAATCAACTAATATTTAATTTGCACGCTTTATTTACTGTGTGCCAATTAAATTAATTACTTTAAATTACCTACTTACCTTTAACGTACACTTGTAAAACATTTACATCAGGAGTTAGTCTTTACTTCAATTGTGCTTTTATTCTTGTTGCATATTATGTCTTCAGTAACTCGTTTTGGCTTAATAACAACAAATACTAACAAAAACTAGGTAACTCGTTCTTAGTAGTAATAAGATGACCTTTATTTTTGCAAGTAATATTTGAACAGTAGTTTAATTTGACAATCTTGTGGTACTACACAatctgtaactcataactgagaTACCTCATCATCAGTTGGCACTACAGCTCTTCATGAGCCCTGGCTTGCCTCAAAACATTCTTACATCATTCCCTAGTATCTGTCTTTTAATACTTGAATACGAAATACCTAGTACTTGAATTAAAGTTGGCGAAatgtattaatatttatttaatgtaaactAATTAAACTTTTTAACAAAGGAAATTATTTTCTAATTGACGTTATTGTTAATTAACTagcaaatttattgtttttagagCTAGTCATATAGATGACCTAACATCAGACCAAATCAGCTACGCTGAAACAGTTCACAGACCTGTAGAGACTTTCAGAAGTTTTAACAACCGGGACAGTACACTCTCGCCTGATCTCTGCAGTCATTCCAACAGCCCCAACTCTACGATTAACAGGGGCGTGCACTGTAGACCTAGTCCTCCACCTTACGTAAGACCTAAGTTTAAGTCTGATTTGTGACAAAATGGAGAGGAAGAGGAGAAAACGTGGTATTGCTAAGCAGCTAACATTCAACGTCAACATATGGTAGTTGGGAGTAGTGTCAGAAGCGACTGATGATGATTTTGTAGCAATATTTGGAAGCTGTACGCAGTTTTGTTTTTTGGAAGGATTATAATTGTATCTATAACATTTTATTAGAGGCAAATGGatataaattattagaaaaatctgACTAATAACATAATAAATTACTAAAATACTAACATAGCAAATAAgaatttataattttagatttatttaattttcaatcactttttttacaaatttttattgttaaacGTACATATCCTTCCTTATACAAAAATTATGACatcaataagaaataaaataaactaaaaaaatgtcTTATTTATTACTACCTATTAGCATACATGATATTTTAAAGAACAATATGGCAACTCTACGTCTCTGCGAGTAAATGTCAATGTCAAAATTGGATGATCTTATATACTATACTACATTTAACAGAAAAGTAGCCGTCAACAAATGCATGCACAGAACACGCGAGACCTGatatttatataattgtacagggttgtattaagattctagcaGTCTATAACATCTAaatttgaaatgaattaatttataatttttaggattactgttaaaataatagtaatcaatgatTAATCTTCCAAAGAAGTATACTTTAATATCAGTTTTTGTAAACTGTCATTCACACATCATTAGATAATTGTTGTAttaatcaaaaggcaaaaaatagaaagttgtttttatacattttacgctttaagaccaatatttggaaataagtaataatattatcattgGGTATCTTGTGTAAAAGTTAGGgaaaatacttatacatatattattgggtagatagacttatacatttaacattacattaacattaaaaaataaaatttattaagtcgacgtttcgatttcgatttaacatttatttgtgtcagcagaaacgaatgtatatttagaagaattgtgacgtCACTATTGTTGACTTTGATGCCGGTTATGTCGAAGATGGTTCGACATATCAAAATGCCGTTTTCAGATTTTGATTCAGGAGACAAAACTATATATGAATCCATTGATAGATCGTCCCCAATATTGCATAGGCGACAACGCACAAAGGAACATACTTTGCGGATGTAAAACGAAAGGTTTTCtttgaaaatgaagaaaaaaactttttactattacatataagTCATATCCAATTATGAAAAATAAGTACTGAAAATTACATAGGTACAATGAATAAAATGggttacagtttttcatttttaaaatattccattttgtttatgtaatttcgaataatttcgtatcttttatttatcattgctactcatttccacatcaaaagctagatccatcttcaaccggatgggggtcttcttcaagagccacaacctctctcttgctataaaagtaagaatgctgcgatgctacgtctaatctgttcttttttatggcgTTGAATCGTGGactttgaacgaagatatgtgtagaaaattggaagcatttgagatgtggctgtatcggagaatacttaaaatcccgtggactgaccgagtcaccaatgaggaggtcctcagaagaatgaagaagaaccaagaggtactgaccaccataaaATCTCGAAATTTatagtactttggacacattatgcgaaatgaatccagatatgcccttctataagccatcctgctaggaaaaatatttggacaacGGGGTCCAGGAATTACATGATGGATTTTTCAGACCTGTCGAGAGTCCATCCAAAAATGCTTGTCTTGATGAGGTGACTGACTTATCAATCCATGTTTTTCATTTAGTATGACCGGCGTTAATCCAAGTCTcatctaaataaaatattttacgatTGCCATTCCTATAATCTTTTATCTGCCTTAAAAATTCTCTTCTCCAGATTACAAGGTCATCTCTGTCTGTAAGCATACTGTTCCTGCcacgtttttcaaatttgaattgaagttttttcaaaagCTTGTAAAAAGTAGCACGTTTGAAATCAGGTAGATTGGGTCGTCCTTGACCTGTTGTAGAACT from Diabrotica undecimpunctata isolate CICGRU chromosome 4, icDiaUnde3, whole genome shotgun sequence encodes:
- the Scgalpha gene encoding epsilon-sarcoglycan isoform X2; translation: MLGILINLFLLFCTLSNAKDANVLMTEVFAIPLDPPMFNWTYEGLEEQFVYQASLLNAPDLPSWINYLYSEQHYSGFLYGVPPKINENIPLEVVALNKKTYETRVENINIIISEKLNSARYEVLLKIDNINVEDMFDVDRMEALKNVFRKELWKNSAYDLYVTFLNSAVDLGARKPANPREGEGVVIRLGSENSFSTELIELQEEVKPLWKVPQCPRDYKRTSVERYFRDAGFALDWCSFRLVDNNNSAMHHKNGNLVSDEVDDSETGGIWHSVSKADVPQRRYFNELVVSLIVPFVILIVLGLVLSFLLCFQHDEIASHIDDLTSDQISYAETVHRPVETFRSFNNRDSTLSPDLCSHSNSPNSTINRGVHCRPSPPPYVRPKFKSDL
- the Scgalpha gene encoding uncharacterized protein Scgalpha isoform X1 — its product is MLGILINLFLLFCTLSNAKDANVLMTEVFAIPLDPPMFNWTYEGLEEQFVYQASLLNAPDLPSWINYLYSEQHYSGFLYGVPPKINENIPLEVVALNKKTYETRVENINIIISEKLNSARYEVLLKIDNINVEDMFDVDRMEALKNVFRKELWKNSAYDLYVTFLNSAVDLGARKPANPREGEGVVIRLGSENSFSTELIELQEEVKPLWKVPQCPRDYKRTSVERYFRDAGFALDWCSFRLVDNNNSAMHHKNGNLVSDEVDDSETGGIWHSVSKADVPQRRYFNELVVSLIVPFVILIVLGLVLSFLLCFQHDEIEDESDHYFHNLFHICTDYYYDHYIYKRASHIDDLTSDQISYAETVHRPVETFRSFNNRDSTLSPDLCSHSNSPNSTINRGVHCRPSPPPYVRPKFKSDL
- the Suv3 gene encoding ATP-dependent RNA helicase SUV3 homolog, mitochondrial: MLQNTSKVRNLCATVRGLKLSKLFKDNDAKCVVGYLQTRHKKDDSSLSSLFVPVQIKPSADDINVGAELTGTLNKTDLLKVLNKFFQKKEIKALLVDNGLDQYLQHQAYVSFRRYCLEAQNLPADIHVVFSDILQGAGNITDIFPYFLRHAKMMFPHLDCMDDLRKISDLRSPANWYPEARAINRKIIFHSGPTNSGKTYHALERFITSKSGVYCGPLKLLASEVFNKSNNRGTPCDLVTGEERNFADPAGNTSNHVSCTVEMTSVTNPYEVAVIDEIQMIKDMQRGWAWTRALLGLKAEEIHLCGEAGAVDLVRQICLTTGEDLEVRNYKRLTPLKIENTAVGSLENVLPGDCIVCFSKNDIYSVSRGIEATGKEVAVIYGGLPPGTKLAQAAKFNDPENSCKILVATDAIGMGLNLSIKRVIFYSLIKATMNEKGEREMDTISVSSALQIAGRAGRYGTQWPEGSVTTFKSEDLPTLQNLLASQPDPITQAGLHPTAEQIELYAYHLPNSTLSNLMDIFINLSTVDDSLYFMCQTEDFKFLADMIQHVPLPLRARYLFCCAPINKKMPFVCTMFLKFSRQYSKNEMITFDWLCRNIGWPLQPPKTILDLVHLEAVFDVLDLYLWLSYRFVDLFNEPNLVRDMQRELDQIIQQGIVQLTRLLRNSETGISSGTGAADDEEFAMSRQKQTYLRGQKPLTLGKGKLTERLLAQGILTPTMLQELKKEWNKGSVTNIVKEEEEEPKKTRRKRTTKK